A genomic stretch from Erigeron canadensis isolate Cc75 chromosome 9, C_canadensis_v1, whole genome shotgun sequence includes:
- the LOC122581262 gene encoding calmodulin binding protein PICBP: MVQRKVPNKLGIKPHHLKLDTQVVNLRPTSPQTNDKLKKIMKKSRPIKRSDESRSLPPFKKKKTHPVHNDEPRSTPNYMKSTSCFEARKEVSPKKLTPKGLKSPKTNGSRTLNLKMVRSLTKTPNFKPLRTSKKVVLCEDLDANRATCSSTLKDKKFPNLLELSPGGTELEGTSAMKVCPYTYCSLNGHRHAPLPPLKCFLSSKRRAMKTPKSFKLGCLSPHQLKPVVKKNNVTEAVIFGEEAAEAVDIIAASVIEEEKKDFFIEINGCRVLESSDIEWEEGYHSASSDDDDGKYFKLRESDGEVYEEQIGKTGDDNELQELYDEESVSSGAWSDEDADSESDGSYQRMKINHQNEDQECGKSDSFEVPSETTLADVNYNMDDEDKIKSITEGLNLPVGDHNIKYHVSYQQKETSQESNTVPEKSEDRDEKNHATIIYNIIQFNISVFVDGEKTTHSETEKGVNAHVPWTAVAEDKMETGEVSEEPEEQEMSNEEDEVNQIVMDEKLPFHDQDILSNDFVQDCNECEVCSQSKSMDVVTEIDEEPASRLDEQTHSTGEIASVTDIKTISFCKKNDSSEEHLNPSTTIRSTRGKKPEQEMGDSREFNPRGPNFLPEVPDPDAETVDLRHQDMDERKNAEEWMVDFALQQAVNTIAPVRKKKVASLVEAFEKVMPIPMYGNSSRHTSKAFTNARPMQACS, translated from the coding sequence ATGGTTCAAAGAAAGGTTCCCAACAAGCTTGGTATCAAACCCCATCACCTTAAATTAGATACCCAAGTGGTGAACCTTAGACCAACATCTCCTCAAACCAATGATAAACTCAAGAAGATCATGAAGAAGTCTAGACCGATCAAACGTTCTGATGAATCACGATCGTTGCCAccgtttaaaaagaaaaaaacccacCCAGTGCATAACGACGAACCACGTTCTACACCAAACTACATGAAGTCCACAAGCTGTTTTGAAGCAAGAAAGGAAGTATCACCCAAGAAGCTGACTCCAAAGGGATTGAAAAGTCCGAAAACAAATGGATCAAGAACGTTGAATTTGAAGATGGTGAGAAGTTTGACAAAAACTCCTAATTTTAAACCGTTGAGAACTTCAAAAAAGGTGGTGTTATGTGAAGATTTAGATGCTAACCGTGCAACATGTTCATCGActttaaaagacaaaaagtttccAAATTTACTTGAACTTAGTCCTGGAGGGACTGAGTTAGAAGGGACGTCGGCCATGAAGGTATGCCCGTATACTTACTGTTCCCTCAACGGTCATCGTCACGCTCCCTTGCCACCCTTGAAGTGTTTCTTGTCGTCAAAGAGACGTGCTATGAAGACTCCGAAAAGTTTTAAGCTCGGGTGTTTATCTCCCCATCAGTTAAAGCCTGTTGTAAAGAAAAACAACGTCACAGAGGCGGTGATCTTTGGTGAGGAAGCTGCAGAAGCGGTAGATATAATAGCTGCAAGTGTgatagaagaagaaaagaaagatttctTTATAGAAATCAATGGCTGTCGTGTTTTAGAAAGTTCAGACATCGAATGGGAGGAGGGTTATCATTCTGCAtcaagtgatgatgatgatgggaaATATTTCAAGTTGCGTGAGAGCGATGGTGAAGTTTATGAAGAACAAATTGGGAAGACGGGTGATGATAACGAACTCCAAGAGTTATATGATGAAGAAAGTGTGAGCTCTGGAGCCTGGTCAGATGAGGATGCTGATTCTGAATCAGATGGTTCTTATCAGCGGATGAAGATTAATCACCAAAATGAAGATCAAGAATGTGGGAAGTCTGATTCATTTGAAGTGCCGTCAGAAACTACTTTGGCAGATGTAAACTATAATATGGACGACGAGGATAAGATCAAAAGCATTACCGAGGGCCTGAATCTTCCAGTTGGAGATCACAATATCAAGTACCACGTCAGTTATCAGCAAAAAGAAACTTCCCAGGAGTCAAACACTGTCCCAGAAAAGTCAGAAGATAGAGATGAAAAGAATCACGCCACGATAATCTACAACATCATTCAATTTAACATATCTGTTTTTGTCGATGGAGAAAAAACCACACATTCTGAGACAGAAAAAGGTGTCAATGCACACGTACCTTGGACTGCAGTTGCTGAAGATAAGATGGAGACGGGGGAAGTCAGTGAAGAACCTGAAGAGCAGGAGATGAGTAATGAAGAGGATGAGGTGAATCAAATAGTTATGGATGAAAAACTTCCCTTTCATGACCAAGATATTCTCTCAAACGATTTTGTCCAAGATTGCAATGAATGTGAAGTATGTAGTCAGTCTAAATCGATGGATGTAGTCACTGAAATAGATGAAGAACCTGCAAGCAGATTAGACGAGCAAACACATTCCACGGGAGAAATAGCATCTGTTACAGATATAAAGACCATTTCTTTTTGTAAAAAGAACGATTCTAGTGAAGAACACTTGAATCCCTCTACAACTATAAGGTCAACACGAGGCAAGAAACCTGAGCAAGAGATGGGTGATTCAAGGGAATTCAACCCGCGAGGACCAAATTTCCTACCAGAAGTACCGGATCCAGATGCAGAAACAGTGGACTTGAGGCACCAGGATATGGATGAAAGAAAAAATGCAGAAGAATGGATGGTTGACTTTGCTTTACAACAAGCGGTCAACACAATTGCACCAGTACGAAAGAAAAAAGTTGCGTCGCTTGTTGAAGCTTTTGAAAAGGTGATGCCGATTCCCATGTATGGTAATAGTAGCAGACATACTTCAAAAGCTTTCACAAATGCAAGACCCATGCAAGCTTGCAGCTGA